Within Rhododendron vialii isolate Sample 1 chromosome 12a, ASM3025357v1, the genomic segment TAATggacggttcaattaaaaactgctcaaaacaaacacttcccggtcatttttttttgctaatttctcgcgtgCACCCTgaaaatcatattctgcacgcattgaacggttcggatcataaaaatttgatcgggaaccatgtgattgagatttggggtgtttttttaggtgtttaaatagttgtccattgaaccgccccgtatatatgtatatatatatatatatatatatatatatatatatatatatacacacacagtccggatctcctaaaGGATCCCGCACTGCCTTATTGTGCGgaactcccctttcccgatagaattacgacgatccgagccgctcaaagtgatcagaacgtgattttaagggtacttgtgagaaatcaacaaaaaaaatgatcgggaagggcttgatctgaatagttttttattgaacggttcaataaaaaactgctcggatcatgCCCTTCCCgattaatttttttgctgatttctcgcgggtacccttaaaatcacgttctgaacacattgagcggctcgaatcgtcacaattcgatcgggaaaggggagtcccgcacggtaaggccgtgcgggttccctcattggatcctaagtgtgtgtgtgtgtgtgtgtgtgtgtgtgtgtatatatatatatataagggatCCTCTACTTAGCTTAAGTGCGGACCTCatagatgtgtgtgtgtgtatatatacacaaacacacacacacacacaaaacttcttataagggcgcccttaactTGTTAAGTTCAGAACGTCCCATTTCCTGaccaaatttcaatgatccgagctgctcaatgttttcagaacgtgattttaagtgtacccttaagaaatcggcaaaaaaaaaaaaaaaaaaaaactgggaagGGCTCGATCGGATCAGTTTTTGATAAAAACGCTATATATcgggaaatggaagaaaatgggACGTCCTTaccttaactaaaataagggcgcccttataaaAAATGGACTGGggtgtgtgtgtacacacaccATGATCTCATGGTCCTAAAGGTTTTCTAATTGTGCTGGACTTTTGTATATGTCGTTTGGGTAGTATTGGGTACTTAGGTTTAAATTCTTCTCTCAATGTGTTCATGCTTGTTCCATTGAGCTTTGGTACTGGCAAAATATCAAATAAATTGAGTAAATTAGACAAACCTGAGTAATCCAAACTCAATCAGACTTGAAGTTGTTTAGTTCGATTTTGGTTTTGAAATCGTGAAACTGAGTAAACTTGTTTAGTAGTAAAATTAATCGAAATAGGACCAAAATTTCACTCCTCTTCATTGTTTTTTGTCGGAAAAAAGCCGTAGAGTAAAATTGgtcatttaaaataaaaagaaattgatttacACACTTAATTTTCTGTTGcaaacactcttttttttgttcttagcACTTGAATTTATCAAACAGTCCTTAaaacaatatatttttataaataaattgTAGGAATTGTTTGATAAATTCACGTGCTAAAGAACTATATAAAGATTGTATGCATGTAAAGAGGGGTGTGTAAATTAATTTCCATaataaaatgcaaaattttggcAAATTGTTGGTTGAGGGAAGCAGCAgctaatgagagagagagagagagagagagagagagagaggtggtgtgGTGGGTGAATATATGAGTTAACTCGGGGCCCACCCCCTCCACCATCTCTGCAAGACTGCATCCCAGCAAATTtctcgattctctctctctctctctctctctccaactccaactccaaCCACAACGCCCAAATCCCTTTGCGTAacccactaccaccaccaccaccacgcacTGACCTCTTCATTTACTTCCCTCCTTCTAGATTCCCCCTTTCCCTTCCGttacgcctctctctctctctctctctctctctctctctctctctcagatcgCACCGTGGCTGGTCCAAAATAATCCTTTTTCTCTGTAGGCCAATATTCTCACCCTTCAGGTACTACTTTTCCTGAACAATCTCTCGCTGGCGTGCCCTTTAATTTATtttcccctcttctctctcttctttgtATGATTTTCAACCCCTGTACCGCTCATTTGCAGAATCCCACCAAGTTCCTTACCTTGAGCCTGATCCAAAATTCTCTCATTTTTGTTCGAGGTAATAATTTACGCGCTTAGACTTTCTTCGTtgaagttattttctgaaagtTTCCCCTTCAAATTGGTCGTTTCTATATTTCACCAGAaccccctctcttttttttcctcttttttttttttaaattttctcttcTACCATCCTGCGAGACTGACCAATGTTGTCTTCAGTTCATGACTGAATTTGGTGATCGATCTGATTTGTTTGTGACCCGttttattttgtctttcttttcatGTGATCACCTTTAGTGCAGTGTTTTAAGGTGAGATTTGAGTCTTGATTTCATGCGATCACCTTTagtcagtgttctaaaagtcggccgACTAGTCctcgcctaggcgctaggcggtggtCCAACATCTAGATTAGGCAGCCAACTAATCCCCGACCCTTTTCCGCCCGATTAGCATCTAGCGAGTTCTAGAACATTGCCTTTAGTGCAGTGTTTTAAGATGAGATTTGAGACTTGATTTCTTATGACCTCGAGCTCTGTGGCATATTGTGGGACGTGGGTCCCTAATTTACATCAAAGATGGTGGTCAGTGTGCCGTGATTGCCTCTGCATTCTAGTGTGCACATGGTTGCACATGTGATGTTGGTGCCTGTGCCTgcacatgtatatatatgtatgtgatTGAAGAATTCCAACCTTAATTCAGTTTATATATGTGATTAAAGTCTATAGGACAGTTCAAGGTAGTGGTTCCTTCCCACTAACAACGCTATGGTATTAGAATTAGCAAAATTGATGTCCTATTCAAACCATAAATGTTAAGCTACGTAAAAATTTCTTTTCGGTGGTTGCCTGTTATTGTTATTTCCTTATGTGAATTGAAACTCACTTTTCTCCTTATCCCAAATAAGTACACTGTCCGGAATTATATGGGGTGCAGTTTCCAGACCAGAATTCGCAGGATAGCCCTAGGAAAGTTTATATGGTGATATACTTTTAGTCTTCTGAAGTTTTGACCCTTTCTTCAATGTTCTAAATCTGCACATAATTCTGTTCATGGCTTTGAATGTGTTGGTCTCGAGTATTGGATCCTCAAACTGGATAGAAAACAATAAGGGCAATAGAGTTGTTCCTGAACAAGGAATAGAGTTTCAAGATGGTCTAAAGATTAGATTTACCCATGATGAGATTTTCTGGATACTCCTCACTGTCCTGGCTATTCATGGAATGTGGGAAGCGGATAATTAGTCCGCTTCCATAAGAAATCAGATGTATTCATAACATAACAAAGCAATGAAAGAAGAGCAAACGTGGTCCTCTGTAGTTAGAACTGTGAAGCAAAGCTTTGATTGGGACTGGTGGATATTCATGTAAACATTTGAATTGTTAGATTTTGAGAGGAGATTGATATCATATTGAATTAGCTTTTAATCTACTTTACAATGAGAAAAAATTTCCGTGTCACTAGTTAGTCTTTCGACTCTCCCTCTTCCTCAAAAAAGGagtaggaaaagaaaatattgcACTAGAAAGTCTAGAGTACTATCATCTCTATTAGCATCATGTTACCAGGAAATTTTATCCTCGTTTTCATCTTATGCATGCAAGGATAATAGCAAGGGTTTCAAATACTCAtgtatacatacacatataccCTATGGTCTTCATACCCTCCCCTGTATTGTTCTTTCCACTAACCATCTTTGTGTACTACGGAGTTTTACTTTTGTTTGCTTTCGTTGATGACATTAGAAATGCACCAACTAAAATTTGAACTTGGGTATGCAACTACGACTTATATAGAATACCTTCCTTGAACACCCCACCACTGTTCAAACAGTCCCTCTTGGACACCACAGGGAATTTGACAGGATGATCTAACCTCCATGACCCACCCTCCGATTAGTAAACATCTCCACAATGCATACAAGACATTTATCCTCTGCATCTTTAACCCTTGAAGGTCTGGTTCTCCATATCCATACCTTGGTCAGTATTCTCTCCCACTTCTGCTCCATGGATGCCTCTGATCTTACACATCCCATCTCTCTCGATCTAGCATCAGATCAGAGGCCTCCATGTACCTGTGAGGCTTCCTCACCAGCCTACATAGCCTCATTTGCCTACGGAACTCGTAAAACTCGTTTGGAGGTAAGCTGCCATGGTGGGCTTTGTATGCACTTGGATCACAGTGGTTCTGAAACTTCAAGAGATTCTATTTTGGTTAACTGCATTAACTTTGTGCATTGGCTCTAATAGTGGATTATAGCTTTCTTGTGACATTTAAGTATTTGTATGCTTCTTTTACAGGTTTTATTCATGTTAATTGTATTTGAAATTTTCAGAAGCAAGGAATTGCGGCTAATTTGATTTTATACTTGGAAGATGTTGGGAggaaacaacaacaacaatagtgTGTTCCCCGTGTTCATTGATGAGAATCGATTGCAGTATCATACTAATGCATCAAATCAACTACAgttatttggaaattgtaagCTATATATTCATTCAGTTCGAATTTCTGGCATAAGTTTTGTTCTCCTGTATTCGTAGTTCTCCTTGGATAAGTATGTTAAAGGTATTTTATCATGGGGAGACGCTGAACCTTATGTTATCACTTAAGTAAACCTGGTTGTCTTTGTGGGGCTGATCTTTTATTTACCACTTTACAACTTTTGCTACAGTACCAGTTGGATGTAACGTTGAtccagtaaatttttttggaaatgagCACGAGACCCCTGTGCTACTCCAGCCTAATAAACTAAGCAGAGAAGCAGAAAATATCTCAAGGCAGCAGAAACTTCAAATTTCCCTGAATTACAATTTGTGCCATGATGAAGCTGATCGATCTGCAAGCATACCAAACCTGAACCCTGTGTCAACAGGGTTAAGGCTATcatatgatgatgatgaacgCAATTCCTCCGTTACCTCTGCAAGTGGAAGTATGACAACAGCACCACCAATCATTTTGTCTCTTGGTGACAACATTAGAGCTGAACTTGATCGGCAGAAAGAAGAACTTGATCAGTATATGAAGATTCAGGTATACTGACTACCGCCCTCATATTGCATCTTAATTTACAACATTGTATGGTTTCCACGTTGGAGTGCTGACTTGCCTGAACTGACAGAAATGTATATTGCTCTTaatggatttgtttggaaatcTTTTGAGAGCATGTGGAGGGTTCATTTTTCCGAACCAAAGTTGTATTTCTCACATCGAAATCCTTTGTCTCTCATAATTAGTCCCCGTAAATGCCTTTCAAGATCTTAGTTATTTCGTGCTTGtatatttttctccaaaaagtTTTATGGTCTTCCTTTTGAAGTTGCGATGGAGGATAAACGAAGAAAGGAAATATGAAATACTTgctgttttttgttgttgaaccTTGGGATTTTTAGGCTGTGTAGGATCAAGGATTCGTTGATAGGGGAAAGAAAAGGCGAGGGAAATAGACCTTCGATTTTTAAGGAGAAATCCCTGTGTTGTCTTTTTTGTCCACAAATCCCTTTGCTAGCCTTGGTCCAAACACGTCCTTAAGGATTTGAAATTTTGGACCTGGTGCGCTATGTCACATGATGATCTTGCTCCAAAATGCTACTAGTTCCCTCTACTTCTTATATTTCACACGAGATAATTTGTGTTTCTCTTTGCCTCAACCTATTTCTACTGTCTAAACAGGAACAGAATTTGGCAAAGGGGTTGCAAGACATAAAGCAGAGACAGATGGCATCTTTCTTAACTTCCATAGAAAAGGGGGTCAGTCAGAAGTTGCATGAGAAGGATATTGAGATAGAGAACATAAACCGAAAGAACAGAGAACTCGTCGAGAGAATTAAGCAGGTGGCGGCGGAAGCCCAGAACTGGCACTACAGAGCAAAGTACAACGAATCGGTGGTCAATGTCCTGAAGAACAACCTCCAGCAGGCAATTTCTCAGGGCGTTGACCAAGGCAAGGAAGGATTTGGAGATAGTGAAATCGACGATGCTAATTCCTATATCGAAACGAACAACTATCTTGGAATTCCATGTGGGTCCCGTAGTGCTGCTGGGCTTTTGAAGGAGAATATGATATGCAGAGCATGCAAGTCTAAGGAGGTATCCATATTGTTGATGCCTTGTAGGCACTTGTGTTTGTGCAAGGATTGTGACGGGTTAATCGGTGTTTGCCCGATTTGCCAGTTGGTGAAAACTGCTAGTGTCCCTGTTTATTTGTCCTGAAATGAGTGACGAAATAACTTTAAAATGAAATATCCTCTAAAATCTTGATATTCATATGTATGGAATGAAATGTATGTGGGTGTCTGGTTGTATTCATAAGATTGTTTTTAACTGATTGCTTGGTAAGCTAAATCCCTGTATGTTGATTACTGTTCGTGACGGAATCATGCTACTCTCTTCCTTTCGTTCTAGCAGTGACTTGCCCAGGAAAGGATACGGGAATGGCAAAAGATGGTTATCCAATCTATTTTGATGTTGGCAATCCAAAGGAATTTCAACTGCAACATATGTGCAATCCCAGTGCATATTCCATATCCAAATGTCATACCGTTCATTGATTCCGTTCCGATTggtttgtttttcattttttgattggcaaaaaaagagattttattaatcattgaagtAATTCTGGAATTACACATTTGATtatttctcacaaaaaaaattctacatatttcacaaggataatctagagctagatattttggaatttctaaaactagatatttatattttcttcaataatatctttcacatttgggttttgtcaattggaCTTGTTTGGATTTAACTTTTTTGtgtcaaaatattaaatttagtttatgcttcaacaacattaatcataattaatatacaattaaaaagtagatacacccaaaaataccaacaaattatgcttatattttaaaaaaaatttaagatccaaatttcaagtctctcaacTGGGCCTATTATATTAAGGCTTTTCTATTCCATTTGTTAGGGAAAGAAAAGTCAGGCGAAACATAATCGAAGTATAGTTCTTTCTTCTATACAAGCCCTACATTGAGGTTCCGTTTTTTGAAATAAGGTCTGACTTTTTTCTAATAAGTAATCTTACGATACGTACTGAATTAGGATACAGTGTAGGATACGTTTCGTTCTCCAAAGGTGACGATACAAATCATAGGACACATATCATCTATCGTAGGTTTTTAACAAATATGTACACGCATGTCAGTTGTTGATTACACTACAAATCTCACCAGTCGTTCAAATCCACAAGCAAGCTTGGTTATGAGTCTTATGACCTTGTTTAAAAAGATACTCCTAGAACAGAAAAATAGACAACTACAATCTTCTTGTAACAAGAGACCTGCAATTACAAGAACCAATCAATGACTGTAAACTGCCGTTACTACAAGGAAAAGCTAACTAACTGGTTAGACAATTCTGTGGTGTCCAATATGCAATCCAGAAATCATTTAGTACTGGCTCATCATGGACTTGACAAGGTCTAAAATCCGGAAGTAATCAAAGAACAGAGAAGAGTGTTTTCCCTCAAGCCCATCTCTACTAACATGGTTGCGCCCAGCAAGGTTATTGCATGGGCTCCCACCTATCACTAGATCAAACCCTCCAAACCTACTGATCCACTGAGCAATCCTTTTAGCTGTCACCTCTTGCACATCCGCAATGTGGATTAGGTTTCCCTTCTGGTTTGTTTCCTCCCACCAATTTCGGACAATGGTCTGACAAGGCTCTGATAACTCAACAGAAACCACATTCTTCAAAGAGATCCCAAGCCGGTGCAAGGCAACTTCAGCCCCACCAATTCCGGAGAAGAGTGATAGGAGGTTAATGCCACCTGGGAACAAACTTTTCAAGACTGATAGATGGTATCCCACTGTATCAAcctgtaaaaaatttatttgacgACTTGAATACCAAAACAGTTTAGCTTAGGCCCGTAAAGATGCGTACATAACACAAATTGGAGATACAAAGAAACCATGGAAATCATAAAGGGGTTTTACACAAAAACTTcgatttttttacacaaaaacttCGATTTTGTAAATGCTTTGGAGATTGCAActatttgaaaatttcattAGAGTTAGAACTCATTTGCTTGCAATTAACTCTGCCATTCCATTCGCAATGCCATCATCGTTTTCATCTTGGAGCCTTGTCTCTGGTTCCATAATCAAGCACACGTGGGCCAATACCAACTCCAAGGCAGATTGGATTTGTATCCCATGTCCTCCTTCAAGCAGAGGgacatgattttattttatcaagttGGAAAACACataaaatgttaaaaacaaACTAAACCTCAAAGTTTGGGTTCTGTGCACACTTTGACATTCATTTTGTTGTGGGAATCAAGTCCAATGAAATGTAAACTTTGagatttggtttgttttgggaATCAAGTCCAGGGAGCTTCAACAAGGCAAAAGAAGCACAGCATATAAAAGGCATTCCATAGAGTCTAACCTGAAAAGCATTCCCTAGGGCTTTAAACCTGTCTGTTCTATTGACACCCCTTGTATGATTCACTGGAAACCCCATGagtatctctatctcttcaggTTCAATTGTTGCTGCATTATTCTTACCTACCCAAATCAGGTTCCATCTCTTGCATTGTTCCATTACGTACTTCTTCACGTGCACAGGAGGCTCTCCCGCTGACTCTTCAAGTTTATTCCGTATCCTCTCAGTGAGTTTGGCACTCCCAACACAGGTAAGAAGGCAATTCAGCTGGTCTCTAGCATCCCATGAAGGCCACCACTTCTTTGTGTGAGGAagtgttttgtgtattttgagTGAAGGGGGTGGAAGAATCTGGAACCTATTGTGTATTGGGAGGTTATGAATGTAACCTCTTTTTCTAGCTGCCGCACAGAAGTATTTTGAGTCTACGAACTCCGGGGCAATGTCATACAGAAATCTAGATATCGTACTCCAAACTCCTCTGGGAGTCATTGCTACATTTTCATAGTAAAAATATGGAGGACCCAGAGCTGCCTCTGGGAGAGTCCTATGAACTATGCTCCATGTTTCACTAGGAACTCCAAAACCTGTCATTGGATTTGGAAGACGGAACTCCTCATCGTCTTGAACCATTTGCTCCTTCATAATTCCCTTTGGTCGCTTAAGATTCCAGGCCTCTGTCCTCAGAATTTTCCTCTTGTC encodes:
- the LOC131311015 gene encoding E3 ubiquitin-protein ligase BOI — protein: MLGGNNNNNSVFPVFIDENRLQYHTNASNQLQLFGNLPVGCNVDPVNFFGNEHETPVLLQPNKLSREAENISRQQKLQISLNYNLCHDEADRSASIPNLNPVSTGLRLSYDDDERNSSVTSASGSMTTAPPIILSLGDNIRAELDRQKEELDQYMKIQEQNLAKGLQDIKQRQMASFLTSIEKGVSQKLHEKDIEIENINRKNRELVERIKQVAAEAQNWHYRAKYNESVVNVLKNNLQQAISQGVDQGKEGFGDSEIDDANSYIETNNYLGIPCGSRSAAGLLKENMICRACKSKEVSILLMPCRHLCLCKDCDGLIGVCPICQLVKTASVPVYLS
- the LOC131310146 gene encoding DNA (cytosine-5)-methyltransferase DRM2-like yields the protein MDGNSDCGKSLSIDWDTDDELEIEGMPFSSGVGPVTAGQEAFAGCREASSSNGSQTSRTIHHFVGMGFPKDMVVRAMKENGEKDIEAILEALLTYSAIEDLPLEEEHVSDDSCASKCASNHPDLLSDQNNFPIDEENTHYSIDKDGTISVLVEMGYQAEEASIAIDRCGLDAPVAELSDFICAAQMAKEADFHLEKHTEAYIPKDKRKILRTEAWNLKRPKGIMKEQMVQDDEEFRLPNPMTGFGVPSETWSIVHRTLPEAALGPPYFYYENVAMTPRGVWSTISRFLYDIAPEFVDSKYFCAAARKRGYIHNLPIHNRFQILPPPSLKIHKTLPHTKKWWPSWDARDQLNCLLTCVGSAKLTERIRNKLEESAGEPPVHVKKYVMEQCKRWNLIWVGKNNAATIEPEEIEILMGFPVNHTRGVNRTDRFKALGNAFQVDTVGYHLSVLKSLFPGGINLLSLFSGIGGAEVALHRLGISLKNVVSVELSEPCQTIVRNWWEETNQKGNLIHIADVQEVTAKRIAQWISRFGGFDLVIGGSPCNNLAGRNHVSRDGLEGKHSSLFFDYFRILDLVKSMMSQY